ATAGAGCCTGATTTCCTCTTGGTCTCAAAAAGACTAGACAGATCAAAGCCGGATGACATTGAGGAAATAAACTCGAATGCATTGAAGAATTCTGGTGATGATGCCTTGGTGTTGACAACAGAACAAGAATCAAGATCTTGTTCTTGTCCTGTTTGATCCATGCTTGATTCTTGGATAGAAAAGGCCATTGGTCTTGAAAACCCTTTAAGAAACCAATGATTTCTCATTATGGCAGGAATTGTGATTCTCTTTTCAGGATCAGCAACAAGAAGTCTTGAAATCAACCTCTTAGAATCTGTTGAAAACCAAGGCGGAAACTGATATTCAGCCTTGAAAACTTTCCTGTACATCTTCATAACATTCTCATCTTGAAATGGCAAGAATCCTGCAAGAAGCACATAAAGAATCACCCCACATGACCATATATCAGCTTTTGATCCATCATAGCCTTTCTTTCTCAAGACTTCTGGGGCAACATAAGCAGGAGTTCCACACTGAGTATGCAGAAGCCCATCTTGCCGAAATTGTTCGGGCAAGGCTGACAAGCCAAAATCAGAGATTTTCAAGTTCTCATCTTCATCGAGCAACAAATTCTCTGGCTTCAAATCTCTATGATAAACACCTCTGCTATGACAATAATCAATTGCGCTGATTAGTTGCTGGAAATATTTTCGAGCAGCTTCTTCTTTCAGCCTTCCTTTGGCTACTTTGGCAAACAACTCTCCTCCTCGAACATACTCCATGATGAAGAAGATTTTAGTCTTGGTAGCCATGACTTCCTTGAGCTCTACAATGTTGGGATGACGAACAAGACGCATGACTGAGATTTCTCTCTGGATTTGCTCCATCATCCCTTCTTTCTTGACTTGATCTTTGCTTATGACTTTGATTGCCACACTCTCTCCTGTCACCAAGTGTTTCCCATAGTAAACTTTAGCAAAAGTTCCCTTCCCTAAAAGCCTTCCCATTTCATACTTCCCAAAAATAACATGCCTCTCCTCCATATTTGAAAAACGAAAAACaattctcctcctcctctcgtTTGGCTCAAGAACTcaacaagattttatttttttgttcaactttgGTGATTTGGCTATCAAAGAACATGTTCTAAGGGAATCCAAGAAAGGATTGAAGAGATGCTAATTCTGATAGAATCCATCAAAAGGTTGTTGAAAGAaggtgttttttgtttaaaatatagaaGAGGAAAGGAACGCTGTTGATGGTTTTGCAGCCATTGGAGAGCACctagtattatttttatattcttggaGCACACAGGATGTAAATATCATgaagttgttatttttatttataggagAAAGGTACAAATCAGGAAAGGACGCGTTTATTGGGTTTGATGTTAGATTGTTAACATTAATTcgcatttttttctttagaataattttttttgtttttcttaatagtGGATCTGTGGATATAAAGTTGTAAATGTTTTACTGTTATTGTCATTTCGCTCGGTTTTGTGGGGTTATCTTTGCTGTGTTTTTTGTCCGGTCAGGCTAGATTCAAATGGATTGAAGATAAtgtatagtatttttaaaaaaatatttttttaattaaaaatatattaaaataatatttttttatttttaaccttaataaatcaaaataattgaactaatattttttgagtgaaaataaaatgcatgTCCAACCAATGATTTAGGGCTACTATATTTACTCTTTTAATAATGTGCATGAATGTGTATAAAAGTTACCTACCCAAATGTTACTCTCTTATTGGTGCATGAAACTTCCctggtttaaaaataaataataaaaaataatatcacattttttattggtgaatttttttagttactaCAAGGGATTGATGGTAGAATATCCGTGTCaagttgtttttcttaaaaaaaaaaattttgagttCATAGCATATAagagagatttatttttaagaataattgagattaagtttattttttaaactatattaaattggTTCAACTTAATTTAACTTAACAATCAATCTGATAAAAATTTGTCGATGTAAGAATCCGGTGGGTTTCATCTTGAAGCAATTTGAAGGTTTATTGAGTTAAACATAAGTCGAGGCAATTACATTAAGTAGATTCggttaaatttaattgagtttaaGCTCAGTTGACTTAAaagatttgttattttaaaaaaataataatgtatatttattaaaaaaattatttaaaataatattattttataaaaaaaaacatcgttttGAGATAGACCAACAAACCCGCGGCACGGGACTTtagttgaatttaataattatagattTACTTCCACATTAATCTctgaataattattattttttagtgccAGGATAAAAAGGAACAAGTATCACGCTCCATCAATGATTAATTATAATACACTTTAACTGTCATTAAGAAGAAGAGGGTGAGAAGGGAGATTGATAATCCCTTTTTATAACATCCTTTCagctaattttaatttgttgatgatGACTGACTGGCGCCTGAAGATACTCTAGGgtttcaaatattcaaatgatcaGATGCCGACCAAGAACATAATTCATGCAGATTTATAATTAAGACTTGAAAGACAAGTTGATCGAGTGcattgttttaaatatattaatttaaagtttttttagaagaaattaagatatattcttttttaagaaaactatcgataaattcacttttaaaaaaatagatggccattaagtttcatgataatttttgaagatcaatacgtttatatttaaaatttatcttttaataaatatatatgcagGGGCGAAAccagaaaatataattaagaaaggctaaattttgaattgttttattttttagattaaaaatataaatattattaaaagaagggctaaaaaaataatttccttgCAAGGACTAAGGCCCTACCTGCCTCCTGTCTCCACCACTGTGCGTCAACAAAATCCCACAAGGTTGGGgaagcaaaaatatttttttaatttaacaataatattattttgtggTTGGTTTCAGTGAATATTATTTTGTACTCAAATAAATTATCCAAATTactatatttatgaaaataaattcttaCAACTCCCTCccagataaaaagaaaagggcatgCCTTAAAAAAAATCCCCTGACTATATAGGTAGCCTTGAATAAGTGCTCAAAACATTCTTTATCTCAATTAGACGCCAAACTTTAAGAAGttctcaattaagccctccATTCATAACCATTCATGGATTCCATCCAAATTGTTTTACGTAAGAAACATTGATTTCTAGAAAATTTAACGTTTTATGCTAAAGATTTGTGAAgagtttagatttttaaaaaaattgattagagttatttaatactttaatgactcaaattgagattaaaaaaaatcctttaaagaCTCAATTTGAGACTCAAGACATTATCCATAGTTGGGAGACTTTTCCGAGGTTTCTTCTCCAAATAAAAAGCTAGAGATTCTAGaatgaaataaattgaaggCCTGCCAATTTGACAATGGAGGTATTAATGCATAATACTAGTCAATATTACACAATTAGCATAACTTTCAAATGAAGCAACTAGGATATTTCTAGGCAAAAGCGATATTTGACCTATAAATTTCAGCAAATTAaagtcttattttattttatttatttttgcttttctttgtgATCTTGACTTGACCCCATCAAGGTTGGAATTTTGAAGCTCATAGTTGTCTATTTTAATTTGTAGTATGATTTTGATCCAAGAGGTCCGTGATCCCATGAAATTTAAGCTCATTCTAGTTTctctttcaaatatatttaattatatacacTATAAAATGCTAAGATTCCAGCTGCTCTGCCTTAATTAGGATATAAAGAATTATGAAGTGACCCAATCTTTTCCCTTTTTAGGGCCaatatgaaacttaattttgtatttcttcTAGTTGCAATTGAAAGtaattgatttgtttctttttcttgtttctaaTTATTAAGCTAATTATGTCGAACAAGTTACAGCAAACCTCTCTGATTAAGATCTTGCAAACAAAATGGTGACATGTGAACacatccaaaaaattaaaaaaaactattgatgataaatatttcatcattatttaaaaaaaaaattaaaatacaaaaacgaTTACCACTTTAGTGGAATAATTAGGTATCTGGGTCCCATAATTATGGTGGTGGCAAGCATAATTACATGCCTTGGTGCAGGCAACATACAGAAACCAAACATTTCTTATTTGATACTCGAAACTTTGCAAGTAAGGCAGGCGCCaaccactattttttttttttctttttgagattCCTTGTAGGGCATGGTTGCTGGTTAATTAtgtatgataaataaatatatcttgcCTAGATATATATCATCGTGCACTATTTTGAGTTACAGTCACAGAAAGTTTCTTTGAGATGAACTCTATGGCAAATATATGGcaaaggtatatatatatattatttcataattatatataaaatctatcTCCAAAGCTTAATTAGGTGACCTATAACTTGAGTTGACTTATAAACACGTGTCTCCCACCCTAAATTAAGAAATTGTTTAGTAAcgctaaaaaatttaattttttttttaaaaatttaatatagtttgtatgttttgaattattttaatgtgctaatgttaaaaataatttataaaaaataaaaaataataattaacatatatttcgatacgaaaaattatttaaaaaatcactgcTATCACACTATAAAATACACTCAAATCTTTCGTGGATTGAAAGATGCACACACTCGATGGTAAACTTGTCTGTTTAAGTTCTACGACTTTCAAAGCAGATCACTGGTACTTGATATATACAAGAGTTTTCAATTTACTGTTTAAGAGTGAAAACTCTTGTATACATCAGTGATCTGCTTTGAAAGTCGTAGAACTTAGCCTTTTGTGATCACTGCTACTTTAATTCTCTTGACTTGACTCCATTAATGTAGCCCGGAATGTGGGATCGAAGTGTCTGCTCCTCCTGTGCATGatagcaaagaaaaataaaactttattccATCAGGCCAATGGTTTATGATCAGCCACCAGAATCTAGCCAGTAGTACTGCCACTGCCACACGACGTTATACTAGCTAGTTGGTGTTTTGATTTCAGACCCACCACACCAGTGGTGACCACAGATTGGAATTTGAACGGGACAGGTGGTTTCCAAAATTTGAAAATGCCAATTTTTGCCTAAACCAGATTCATTATTGCTGGGTTTTTAACCTAttccttttctatatatatatatcatgaacgattatatattttcaagaaccaAACTATGAAAAAGAACATggtgattaaaattttatttgaattaattacttCAACTTGATTAGAAGCTACGTGAAGATggttataaaaaacattaaagagtTGAACCCTGAAGAAAAGttaaaa
The Populus nigra chromosome 3, ddPopNigr1.1, whole genome shotgun sequence genome window above contains:
- the LOC133689798 gene encoding CBL-interacting serine/threonine-protein kinase 25-like, producing the protein MEERHVIFGKYEMGRLLGKGTFAKVYYGKHLVTGESVAIKVISKDQVKKEGMMEQIQREISVMRLVRHPNIVELKEVMATKTKIFFIMEYVRGGELFAKVAKGRLKEEAARKYFQQLISAIDYCHSRGVYHRDLKPENLLLDEDENLKISDFGLSALPEQFRQDGLLHTQCGTPAYVAPEVLRKKGYDGSKADIWSCGVILYVLLAGFLPFQDENVMKMYRKVFKAEYQFPPWFSTDSKRLISRLLVADPEKRITIPAIMRNHWFLKGFSRPMAFSIQESSMDQTGQEQDLDSCSVVNTKASSPEFFNAFEFISSMSSGFDLSSLFETKRKSGSMFTSKFSASAIMEKIEGVAKGLSYKVAKVKDFKVTLQGPCEGRKGKLAVTAEVFEVAPEVAVVEFSKSSGDTLEYTKFCEEDVRPALKDIVWTWQGDNVCNKDNNNSHVEDREIQML